A stretch of the Bacillus sp. FJAT-18017 genome encodes the following:
- a CDS encoding threonine/serine exporter family protein: MENQQHKEVYKVMDLCLHAGRIMLQSGAETYRVEDTMTRIAMSFGINKSHSYVTPTGIFFTVEGNESGITKLIRISERSTDLNKVALVNSISRSIHEGKINLEQAEKELEEIEIVGHTFPLSIQVAAASLASGCFMIMFKGVWFDFFAAMAAGALGLLTAHFLHKIVPIKFFGEFSASFVIGLISLLFVSTGLGRELDKIIIGSVMPLVPGLLLTNAVRDLISGHLVAGLSKGAEALLTAFAIGAGIAVVLIYLS; this comes from the coding sequence ATGGAAAACCAACAGCATAAAGAAGTGTACAAAGTGATGGATCTTTGTCTTCATGCCGGGCGGATTATGCTGCAAAGCGGAGCGGAGACGTACAGGGTTGAAGATACAATGACGAGGATTGCCATGTCGTTTGGCATAAACAAATCTCATTCATATGTTACGCCCACCGGTATTTTCTTTACGGTTGAGGGCAATGAATCCGGAATAACTAAGTTGATTAGGATATCGGAGCGATCGACGGATTTGAATAAGGTGGCCCTGGTCAATTCGATTTCGAGAAGTATACATGAAGGAAAGATAAACCTTGAGCAAGCAGAGAAAGAGCTGGAGGAAATTGAAATAGTGGGGCATACTTTTCCATTATCTATTCAGGTAGCTGCTGCTTCACTGGCAAGCGGATGTTTTATGATTATGTTCAAGGGAGTCTGGTTCGACTTTTTTGCGGCAATGGCAGCCGGAGCGCTTGGCTTATTAACTGCCCATTTTCTCCATAAAATCGTGCCTATAAAGTTTTTCGGTGAATTCTCTGCATCATTCGTGATTGGACTTATTTCTCTTTTATTTGTTTCAACAGGACTGGGGCGCGAGCTGGATAAGATAATTATCGGTTCAGTTATGCCGCTCGTGCCAGGGCTGCTTTTAACGAATGCGGTGCGTGATTTAATTTCAGGACACCTCGTAGCGGGGCTGTCAAAAGGGGCCGAGGCTTTACTGACAGCCTTTGCGATAGGGGCTGGGATTGCGGTCGTCCTTATTTACTTATCTTAA
- a CDS encoding HD-GYP domain-containing protein, which yields MQKHINRSILNEEERSLKWFIALFYIISLGFDLFYDIFMPEMGSDYEIDDVMGYTIYIFLFMLIPVAWYLFRTGRSYSVKYLYFITYTLLTLFNDILTFVGSDENLRSGNPVEIFWLLLAPIFVSTPFFFTVLLGFIAKYLILGAMLKSAYALFGLLMVGVLSIFSFIIMSRFQAYVNAVKSSYDLQLIGIVKGVISTLELKDPYTRGHSERVAIYAQILAKETGKFSKEELKTFNYACLLHDIGKVQIPDNILMKPTALTREEYEIIKSHPAVGEKAVANVEGLSSSISVIRSHHERWDGKGYPDQLKGEEIPYLARISSIADAFDAMTSSRSYRAALSTDEAYTRILQGSGSQFDPQLVEVFKVVYPLWTQVHKEWNSKPIGQFSNFNIG from the coding sequence ATGCAAAAACATATAAACAGAAGTATTTTAAACGAGGAAGAGCGATCACTAAAATGGTTTATAGCCCTATTTTATATAATTTCCTTAGGGTTCGACTTGTTTTATGACATTTTTATGCCGGAAATGGGAAGTGACTATGAGATAGATGATGTGATGGGATATACGATTTACATCTTTCTATTTATGCTCATTCCGGTAGCATGGTATCTTTTCAGGACAGGACGGTCCTACTCTGTTAAGTATCTATATTTTATAACATATACATTGCTAACACTATTTAATGATATCTTAACTTTTGTTGGGAGCGATGAAAATTTAAGAAGTGGGAATCCTGTAGAAATTTTTTGGCTACTCCTGGCTCCTATTTTTGTCAGCACTCCTTTCTTTTTTACTGTATTACTTGGATTCATTGCAAAATATTTAATTCTTGGAGCTATGCTTAAATCAGCTTATGCCCTTTTTGGGCTTCTGATGGTTGGCGTTCTTTCGATATTCTCCTTTATTATCATGAGCAGATTCCAGGCATATGTGAACGCTGTAAAGTCCTCCTATGACCTCCAGTTAATCGGAATAGTCAAGGGTGTAATCTCAACACTTGAATTAAAGGATCCCTATACGAGGGGCCATAGCGAAAGGGTAGCTATTTATGCCCAAATTCTTGCAAAAGAAACTGGGAAGTTTTCCAAAGAGGAATTAAAAACCTTTAATTATGCTTGTCTTTTGCATGATATTGGAAAAGTTCAAATTCCTGACAATATTCTTATGAAACCAACTGCCCTAACAAGAGAAGAATATGAAATAATAAAGTCTCATCCAGCCGTAGGAGAAAAAGCTGTCGCAAATGTTGAGGGACTAAGTTCTAGCATTTCTGTTATACGATCCCACCATGAAAGATGGGATGGCAAAGGATATCCTGATCAATTAAAAGGTGAAGAAATACCTTACCTAGCCCGAATTTCTTCAATTGCAGACGCATTTGATGCTATGACAAGTTCGAGGTCTTACCGGGCTGCACTATCAACGGATGAAGCTTATACCAGAATTCTTCAGGGGAGTGGTTCACAGTTTGATCCACAATTGGTAGAGGTATTTAAAGTAGTATATCCTTTATGGACACAAGTTCATAAAGAATGGAATAGTAAACCAATAGGTCAATTTTCAAACTTTAATATAGGTTAG
- a CDS encoding threonine/serine exporter family protein — MEVFEQLITSFLATAAFGILFNAPRNSLIKCGVVGMIGWLIYFLIELNTGDAAGATFAAAFIVGVISHTLAKFYRTPVIVFSVAGIIPLVPGGISYDAMRHFVEIDYYNAMNLAGRAFLLSGAIAMGLVFSEALNLIHRRIYLMKASTRAKP; from the coding sequence GTGGAAGTATTCGAACAGCTTATTACAAGTTTTCTAGCCACGGCTGCGTTTGGCATCCTGTTTAATGCTCCGCGTAACTCATTGATAAAATGCGGGGTGGTTGGAATGATTGGCTGGCTTATTTATTTCCTGATTGAGCTGAATACAGGGGATGCTGCCGGTGCTACATTTGCAGCAGCGTTTATAGTTGGTGTTATCAGCCATACACTTGCAAAATTCTACCGCACTCCTGTCATTGTCTTTAGCGTAGCTGGAATCATTCCGCTCGTACCAGGCGGAATATCCTATGATGCGATGCGCCATTTTGTTGAAATTGACTATTACAATGCAATGAACTTGGCGGGAAGGGCATTCCTGCTTTCCGGTGCGATTGCAATGGGGCTCGTTTTTTCCGAAGCATTGAACTTAATTCATCGACGGATTTATTTGATGAAAGCTTCGACAAGAGCAAAACCTTGA
- a CDS encoding two-component system sensor histidine kinase NtrB, giving the protein MPLTANALGRIDKEEIKALKLSIWLFYIIFIGYDAFYFLIYIPMQKVELGASLNDGLGLWYHLIGLLLLPICFGLYKKSKLYTIKYFFFITYNLLDMINNLLIYYNTNESFRAGNFTEVVFIFFAPIFINKIYYWTVTIGIMVKYLITGLALQTTDVLLPLILLLLISVISYIILTRINSYINALIAINDEMNQKEKLINLGQMATGIAHEIRNPLTSLKGFIQLQQESPLSKSDYTPIMKQEVDRIGTIVDDLMILGKPKREINTQVNLVEIVDYAISICEQIAIGTNIKLIKEYEPLPINIKGDEKQLKQLVINLVKNAVESMVETGEVRIQISADSKDRVVLTVTDHGCGIPQEHLEKLFIPFFTTKADGTGLGLMVTNQIVLDHNGEIKIHSEVGKGTTINIFLPKE; this is encoded by the coding sequence ATGCCTCTTACAGCCAATGCGCTAGGTAGAATTGATAAAGAAGAAATTAAAGCCCTCAAACTCTCAATTTGGCTTTTTTATATCATTTTTATAGGATATGATGCTTTTTACTTTTTAATCTATATTCCTATGCAAAAGGTTGAATTGGGTGCATCACTTAATGATGGATTAGGACTTTGGTACCATTTGATCGGACTGTTGTTACTGCCAATCTGTTTTGGTCTCTATAAAAAAAGCAAGTTATATACAATTAAATATTTTTTCTTTATAACTTATAATCTGCTAGATATGATTAACAATCTATTAATCTATTACAACACGAATGAGTCGTTTCGTGCTGGCAACTTTACAGAAGTTGTGTTTATCTTTTTTGCACCAATATTTATTAATAAAATCTATTATTGGACAGTTACAATAGGCATTATGGTCAAATACCTGATAACCGGTCTTGCTTTACAAACAACCGATGTCCTACTGCCGTTAATTTTACTTCTTCTCATCTCTGTTATTTCGTATATCATTTTAACTCGTATAAATTCGTATATTAATGCTCTAATTGCCATTAATGATGAGATGAATCAGAAAGAGAAATTAATAAATCTCGGGCAAATGGCAACGGGGATTGCCCATGAAATTCGAAATCCGCTTACTTCTTTAAAGGGATTCATTCAGTTACAGCAAGAATCCCCTTTGAGTAAAAGTGATTACACTCCAATTATGAAACAAGAAGTTGATCGTATTGGAACAATTGTCGATGACTTAATGATTCTTGGAAAGCCGAAACGCGAAATTAATACCCAGGTCAATTTGGTGGAAATTGTTGATTATGCAATTTCAATCTGTGAGCAAATTGCAATTGGAACAAACATTAAGTTGATTAAGGAATACGAGCCCTTGCCTATAAACATTAAGGGCGATGAGAAACAATTAAAGCAACTTGTGATTAATCTGGTGAAGAATGCAGTAGAGTCGATGGTGGAAACTGGAGAAGTACGGATTCAGATTAGTGCGGACAGTAAGGATAGAGTTGTACTTACCGTTACTGACCATGGCTGCGGAATCCCGCAGGAACATTTAGAAAAGTTGTTTATTCCGTTTTTTACAACTAAAGCAGATGGTACTGGACTTGGTTTAATGGTAACAAACCAAATTGTCCTTGATCATAATGGGGAAATCAAGATTCATAGTGAAGTGGGTAAGGGAACTACCATTAATATTTTTCTGCCAAAGGAGTAA
- a CDS encoding ABC transporter ATP-binding protein has product MLKVLTKPFMYPTPVIETKGPSRKKAEKAKNWTATVKKLWDYLSVKKGGIITVLFLVILSTGLSLLGPVLIGRTVDHYIVTKETEGLFALLIGILIVYVLYSAAVFLQGYIMIGIAQNTVSRLRTDLFTHLHRLPISFFDKRQSGELMSRVTNDIENVSTTLNSSVIQVFSSILMLVGTISVMLWLSPLLTVISLIIVPLMFMGMKWITNRTGVLFKSQQRNLGELNGFIEETISGQRIVKTFSQEQKVIDEFIEKNGRLRQSGFWAQTFSGFIPKLMNVLNNVSFTIIAAVGGIFALKGMITIGVIIVFAEYSRQFTRPLNDLANQFNTLLSAVAGAERVFEILAEDPESTDETEAIELEKVKGKVEFREVSFSYEKEGNTVRNISFLAEAGQMVALVGPTGAGKSTIINLLSRFYDPDNGMILIDGHNTALVKRKSLRSHMGFVLQDSFLFEGPILENIRYGRLDAADDEVIAAAKAANAHSFIMKMPEEYNTHLKQDGSGISQGQKQLLSIARAILANPTILILDEATSSIDTITELTIQEALGRLMAGRTSFVIAHRLNTIRNADKILVLNNGEIAEQGSHESLLKQKGYYYELQNNKS; this is encoded by the coding sequence ATGCTGAAGGTATTAACTAAGCCGTTCATGTATCCAACGCCTGTGATTGAGACGAAGGGGCCTTCCCGAAAAAAGGCTGAAAAGGCAAAGAACTGGACAGCAACAGTCAAAAAGCTTTGGGATTATCTTTCAGTTAAAAAAGGCGGCATTATTACAGTATTGTTTCTAGTCATCCTAAGCACAGGCTTATCGCTCCTCGGCCCGGTACTAATTGGAAGGACGGTTGACCACTATATTGTCACAAAGGAAACGGAAGGGTTATTTGCTCTTTTAATAGGAATCCTTATTGTGTACGTGCTGTATTCTGCCGCAGTTTTTCTGCAAGGCTATATTATGATTGGAATAGCCCAAAATACAGTTTCCAGGTTAAGAACCGATTTGTTTACCCATTTGCACCGACTTCCGATTTCTTTTTTTGATAAACGGCAATCAGGTGAATTGATGAGCCGCGTGACTAATGATATTGAAAATGTCAGTACCACTCTCAACAGTTCGGTTATTCAGGTATTTTCAAGCATCCTTATGCTTGTTGGGACGATTTCAGTCATGCTTTGGCTTAGCCCTCTTTTGACGGTCATTTCCTTAATTATCGTTCCGCTCATGTTTATGGGGATGAAATGGATCACGAATCGCACTGGAGTGCTTTTCAAAAGCCAGCAGCGCAATCTTGGTGAGTTGAATGGATTTATTGAGGAAACCATCTCGGGGCAGAGAATTGTCAAGACATTCTCGCAGGAACAAAAGGTGATTGATGAGTTTATTGAGAAAAACGGACGCCTAAGGCAATCCGGGTTTTGGGCTCAGACATTTTCCGGTTTTATTCCGAAGCTGATGAACGTTTTGAACAACGTCAGCTTTACAATAATTGCAGCGGTTGGCGGGATTTTCGCACTTAAAGGGATGATTACAATTGGAGTCATCATTGTCTTTGCTGAATACTCCCGCCAGTTTACACGGCCGCTGAACGATCTCGCCAACCAATTTAATACGCTTCTTTCAGCAGTTGCCGGCGCTGAGCGGGTATTTGAAATCCTTGCGGAGGATCCCGAATCAACGGATGAAACAGAGGCAATTGAACTGGAAAAGGTTAAAGGTAAAGTTGAGTTTCGCGAAGTGTCATTTTCCTATGAAAAGGAAGGAAATACAGTCAGGAATATTTCTTTCCTAGCAGAAGCGGGCCAGATGGTAGCGCTCGTTGGGCCAACGGGTGCAGGGAAATCGACGATTATTAATTTATTGTCCCGGTTTTATGATCCGGACAATGGGATGATTCTTATTGACGGGCACAATACCGCCCTTGTAAAAAGGAAGAGCCTGAGGAGCCATATGGGCTTCGTACTCCAGGATTCCTTCCTTTTTGAAGGCCCGATTTTGGAAAATATCCGCTACGGCAGGCTGGATGCCGCTGATGATGAGGTCATTGCAGCGGCAAAGGCTGCCAATGCCCATTCGTTTATTATGAAAATGCCAGAGGAATATAACACTCATCTTAAACAGGACGGCAGCGGTATATCGCAGGGACAGAAACAGCTCCTATCCATAGCGAGGGCAATCCTTGCAAATCCGACTATCCTAATTCTAGATGAAGCGACCAGCTCGATTGACACAATAACCGAGCTAACAATTCAGGAAGCACTAGGCAGGCTAATGGCAGGGAGAACAAGCTTCGTAATTGCTCATCGCCTGAATACGATTCGTAACGCAGATAAGATTCTTGTTCTAAATAATGGCGAAATTGCAGAACAAGGGAGCCACGAATCTCTTTTAAAGCAAAAGGGCTATTATTATGAATTGCAAAATAATAAAAGTTGA
- a CDS encoding NarK family nitrate/nitrite MFS transporter, which translates to MARITNWNPEDEQFWKKEGKKHATRNLWISVPSLMLAFIVWQIWSVVAVRLNDIGFHFTNEQLFTLAALPGLVGATLRFIYTFAVGSIGGRNWTVISTGVLAIPAIGIGFAVQNPETPYSIMLLLAALCGLGGGSFSSSNANISFFFPKKEKGTALGINGGLGNMGVSVVQFVTPLIIASGTFALVGDNQVMADGTKVYLQNAAFIWVIPIIIMTIAAYFGMDNLPTAKQSVPDQFVIVKRKHTWIMTVLYVATFGSFIGNAAAFPLLLKSQFPEHVSLAFLGALLAASARPVGGWIADKLGGAKVTAYVLVFQALGSGGVIYFLADKQFSGFLASFLVLFLASGIGSGSTFQMIPAIFIPKEAAPVLGFTAAFAAYGSFFIPKLFGWSVETTGSYATAFYFFIAFYVVSLALNWYYYQRKSAVAAQKAA; encoded by the coding sequence ATGGCAAGAATTACGAATTGGAATCCCGAGGATGAACAGTTCTGGAAAAAAGAAGGAAAGAAACACGCAACCCGTAATTTATGGATATCAGTACCATCCCTTATGCTCGCATTCATCGTCTGGCAAATCTGGTCAGTTGTGGCTGTCCGGCTGAACGATATCGGTTTTCATTTCACAAACGAACAATTGTTTACACTTGCAGCATTGCCTGGATTAGTGGGTGCAACTTTGCGTTTTATCTATACGTTTGCGGTAGGATCAATTGGAGGAAGAAACTGGACCGTCATCTCAACAGGCGTTCTCGCCATCCCGGCGATTGGTATCGGGTTTGCTGTCCAGAATCCTGAAACACCATACAGCATCATGCTCCTTTTGGCAGCATTATGCGGACTTGGAGGCGGTAGCTTTTCATCCTCAAATGCCAACATTTCATTTTTCTTCCCTAAAAAAGAAAAAGGAACAGCGCTTGGAATTAACGGCGGCCTTGGCAATATGGGGGTATCCGTCGTCCAATTCGTAACACCGCTTATAATCGCCTCCGGTACTTTTGCACTTGTTGGCGACAATCAAGTAATGGCAGATGGTACAAAGGTATATTTACAAAATGCTGCTTTTATCTGGGTCATTCCAATCATTATCATGACAATTGCTGCTTATTTCGGGATGGATAACCTCCCAACGGCGAAGCAATCGGTTCCTGATCAATTTGTTATTGTTAAACGCAAACATACATGGATTATGACTGTCTTGTATGTCGCAACATTTGGTTCATTCATTGGAAATGCCGCAGCGTTCCCGCTGTTGTTGAAATCGCAGTTCCCTGAGCATGTTTCGCTCGCCTTTTTAGGTGCATTGCTTGCGGCATCTGCCCGTCCGGTTGGCGGCTGGATTGCCGACAAGCTAGGTGGCGCGAAAGTGACAGCCTATGTACTGGTTTTTCAGGCACTAGGCTCAGGAGGAGTAATCTATTTCCTTGCAGATAAGCAATTCTCTGGTTTCCTCGCTTCATTCCTGGTGCTATTCCTTGCTTCAGGTATCGGTTCAGGCTCAACATTCCAAATGATTCCTGCCATTTTCATCCCTAAGGAAGCTGCTCCTGTTCTTGGCTTTACCGCTGCATTCGCAGCTTACGGGTCGTTTTTCATTCCAAAATTATTCGGATGGTCAGTTGAAACAACAGGCTCTTATGCAACAGCTTTTTACTTCTTCATCGCGTTCTATGTTGTATCACTTGCCTTGAATTGGTACTATTACCAAAGAAAGAGCGCAGTTGCCGCTCAAAAGGCAGCGTAA
- a CDS encoding ATP-binding protein, with protein sequence MIAEKLLLHILIIFAPVFLFSIMTDGCKIKKNNLVFTLLQCGAAFLSIAFSNYSHGLYWDLRFVPLVLTTLYAGPIPGSAVLFVILITRGFIGGDWAIYAYIGSMCVMIVPILFSRKFWMLKPERRVKFSILIGVCSTTAAFIAFVLFDGLVMGSFDTGHLYRELLIGALFHVLALAVAARLIEEIIERQQMREEIIRTEKLNTMADLAGSFAHEVRNPLTVVKGFIQLMHKEADGKDRDYLTLTLSEVGRAEMIISNYLSFAKPEFNKIEEFNYKKLLEEIIVLLEPLAAKEGVIIEGKLSVNELYYATDRSQVKQAIVNLVKNAIEATPQGGKVILSLDLEDGQARIGIRDNGRGMTEEQLSRIGTLFYTTKDRGTGLGTTVAIGIIQAMKGNIQFKSEEGRGTEVMLKLPVKKTVLVPETKRLSILKG encoded by the coding sequence ATGATTGCAGAAAAATTGCTGCTCCACATATTAATAATATTCGCACCTGTTTTTCTTTTCAGCATCATGACCGACGGATGTAAAATAAAGAAAAATAATTTGGTTTTCACGTTGCTCCAGTGCGGTGCGGCATTTTTAAGTATCGCCTTTTCAAATTACTCACATGGTCTTTATTGGGATTTGAGGTTTGTACCGTTAGTCCTGACTACTTTATATGCAGGCCCTATTCCTGGATCTGCTGTGTTATTTGTTATTTTGATTACAAGAGGCTTTATTGGGGGTGATTGGGCTATCTACGCCTATATAGGGAGTATGTGCGTAATGATAGTGCCAATCCTGTTTTCGCGAAAGTTTTGGATGTTAAAACCCGAACGCCGAGTAAAGTTCTCTATACTAATAGGTGTATGTTCAACAACGGCTGCGTTTATAGCCTTTGTTTTATTCGATGGGTTGGTAATGGGAAGCTTTGATACCGGGCATCTCTACAGGGAACTTTTAATAGGCGCTTTGTTCCATGTCCTGGCATTGGCAGTTGCAGCCCGATTAATCGAGGAAATAATAGAAAGACAGCAAATGAGAGAAGAGATAATCCGCACAGAGAAACTGAATACAATGGCCGACCTCGCTGGATCTTTTGCCCATGAGGTAAGAAATCCTTTGACTGTTGTGAAGGGGTTTATCCAGCTTATGCATAAAGAGGCTGATGGGAAAGATCGTGATTACCTTACACTTACGTTAAGTGAAGTGGGCCGGGCGGAAATGATTATTAGTAACTACCTGAGTTTCGCAAAGCCTGAATTTAATAAAATCGAGGAATTCAATTATAAAAAATTGCTGGAGGAGATTATTGTCCTGCTAGAACCGCTGGCCGCAAAAGAGGGTGTCATAATTGAAGGGAAACTTTCAGTCAACGAATTATACTATGCCACTGACCGTAGCCAGGTGAAACAGGCCATCGTCAATCTTGTGAAAAATGCAATTGAAGCTACCCCCCAGGGAGGGAAGGTAATTCTTTCACTCGATTTGGAGGATGGCCAGGCGAGAATAGGCATCCGTGATAACGGCCGGGGAATGACTGAGGAACAGCTTTCCAGAATCGGCACTCTCTTTTACACAACGAAAGACAGAGGAACAGGCCTTGGAACAACAGTAGCAATAGGCATCATACAAGCAATGAAAGGGAACATACAGTTTAAAAGTGAAGAGGGAAGGGGCACGGAAGTAATGCTTAAGCTTCCGGTCAAGAAAACGGTCCTTGTTCCCGAAACGAAAAGGCTAAGCATACTTAAAGGATGA
- a CDS encoding ABC transporter ATP-binding protein codes for MSKIVSYLKPYRLHMVIAILLMLVELVVELWQPLLMAKIIDEGIMKKDTGVVTTWGLVMLGVSALAFGAGILNSFYAGHASQSYGYDLRKALFEKVQSFSFSNFDRFSTSSLVTRMTNDVTMIQNTVFMSLRIMMRAPLLIFGGLIMALVVDVKLGLILAGVTPFLVIFLGWAMTKARGFFLAMQKNLDRVNSVLRENLTSMRLIKAFLRGKHEVGRFAEANDRLREKTVSAFRLIEYTTPVLMLFMNAGILAVLWFGSFEVNAGETKVGEVVAIINYGTRITGALGVVSMIVMIFSRARASVQRVVEVFDTEVDLVETADAESIKDKASQGQVEFDSVSFQYPGTSIPVLENISFTAKAGSTVAILGATGSGKTSLFQLIPRLYDVSAGRILLDGKDIRDLKLEELRRKIGYVPQDVLLFTGTVAENISWGKEGATMEEIIEAAESAQIHESIGKFPQGYDSRIGQKGVNLSGGQKQRISIARALVRKPRILLLDDSTSALDMKTESKLLKALRNYKCTTLIVTQKISTAVNADIILLLEEGKIKATGAHADLLRTEPLYRKIYETQQEEEKRVYAEGIN; via the coding sequence GTGTCAAAGATAGTTTCTTATTTAAAGCCCTACCGCTTACATATGGTGATTGCAATTTTACTTATGCTCGTCGAACTTGTCGTTGAGTTATGGCAGCCACTTCTTATGGCGAAAATTATTGATGAAGGGATTATGAAAAAGGATACAGGAGTTGTTACAACCTGGGGTTTGGTCATGCTTGGAGTATCCGCTCTCGCCTTTGGTGCGGGGATTTTGAACTCCTTTTACGCAGGGCATGCGAGCCAAAGCTATGGCTATGACCTTCGGAAGGCCCTTTTTGAAAAAGTACAATCTTTTTCTTTCTCAAATTTTGATCGCTTTTCCACTTCATCGCTCGTTACAAGAATGACGAACGATGTCACGATGATTCAAAATACTGTGTTCATGAGTCTGCGAATCATGATGAGAGCCCCTTTGCTCATTTTCGGAGGCCTGATAATGGCTCTTGTTGTTGATGTTAAGCTTGGCCTAATTCTTGCGGGGGTCACGCCGTTCCTTGTGATTTTTCTCGGATGGGCAATGACGAAAGCCCGAGGATTCTTCCTGGCGATGCAGAAAAACCTTGACCGGGTCAATTCTGTTCTTAGGGAAAACTTAACATCCATGCGCTTGATCAAAGCATTTTTACGTGGGAAACATGAGGTTGGCCGGTTTGCGGAAGCGAATGATCGATTGAGGGAAAAAACAGTATCCGCTTTTCGACTAATTGAATACACAACCCCGGTGCTTATGCTGTTTATGAATGCCGGCATCCTCGCAGTGCTCTGGTTTGGCAGTTTTGAGGTTAACGCGGGGGAGACAAAGGTTGGCGAAGTGGTCGCGATTATAAATTATGGGACGCGGATTACAGGTGCACTGGGCGTTGTCTCGATGATTGTCATGATTTTCTCCCGTGCAAGGGCATCCGTACAGAGGGTTGTTGAAGTTTTTGATACAGAAGTGGACCTGGTGGAAACGGCAGATGCAGAGAGCATTAAAGATAAAGCTTCTCAAGGCCAGGTTGAATTTGACTCGGTTTCCTTTCAATATCCTGGTACAAGTATTCCGGTCCTTGAAAATATCTCGTTTACCGCCAAAGCGGGATCGACGGTTGCGATTCTGGGAGCGACAGGTTCAGGCAAGACCTCCCTCTTTCAGCTGATTCCAAGGCTCTATGATGTGAGTGCCGGACGAATTCTGCTTGATGGGAAGGACATTCGTGATCTGAAGCTTGAAGAGCTTAGGAGGAAAATTGGCTATGTGCCTCAGGACGTCCTATTGTTCACGGGAACGGTTGCCGAGAATATCTCATGGGGTAAGGAAGGCGCAACAATGGAGGAAATTATCGAGGCTGCTGAGAGTGCACAAATTCATGAGTCGATTGGAAAATTCCCGCAGGGCTACGATTCGCGAATCGGCCAAAAAGGGGTTAATCTTTCGGGGGGACAGAAGCAGCGGATATCGATTGCGAGAGCGCTTGTACGCAAGCCGAGAATCCTGCTGCTGGATGACAGTACCAGTGCGCTTGATATGAAAACAGAATCAAAGCTGCTGAAGGCATTAAGGAACTACAAATGCACAACCTTGATTGTTACACAAAAGATATCTACGGCTGTTAATGCGGATATCATCCTTCTTTTGGAAGAAGGAAAGATAAAGGCTACCGGTGCTCATGCCGATTTGCTCCGGACTGAGCCACTATATAGAAAAATCTATGAGACACAGCAGGAAGAGGAGAAGCGAGTATATGCTGAAGGTATTAACTAA